One window of the Acidobacteriota bacterium genome contains the following:
- a CDS encoding HDOD domain-containing protein, whose product MNPSPIADLDVGVIPTMPRVAIRVRELVTESRTSVSDVVKILSLDQTMAATVLKVSNSAAFAVRGGVTSLSQAIVVMGFRTLQSVVTAACTASLHHKASASFKDQVLWDHSLAVALAGNRIARACGYVKVEDAFLAGLMHDIGKLVLDFNRRESYAKVVERVYNEDVTFLRAEREELGFDHTAVAARVAEEWKLPQELVEAVRQHHEPAMAKGDPTLCAIVSLANSLCVKLCIGPERHPDLDLAQLEPTATLGIKPSQLDEIGEELPALLAKEKSLFS is encoded by the coding sequence ATGAACCCGTCCCCCATCGCGGACCTCGACGTGGGCGTCATCCCCACGATGCCGCGCGTGGCGATCCGCGTGCGCGAGCTGGTCACCGAGTCGAGGACTTCGGTGTCCGACGTCGTCAAGATCCTCTCGCTGGATCAGACGATGGCGGCGACGGTGCTGAAGGTCTCGAACTCGGCCGCCTTCGCGGTCCGCGGCGGGGTCACATCGCTCTCGCAGGCGATCGTCGTGATGGGCTTCCGAACGCTCCAGTCGGTCGTCACCGCCGCCTGCACCGCCTCTCTCCACCACAAGGCGAGCGCCTCCTTCAAGGATCAGGTCCTGTGGGATCACTCCCTCGCCGTCGCCCTCGCGGGGAACCGGATCGCGCGCGCGTGCGGCTACGTGAAGGTGGAGGACGCCTTCCTCGCCGGATTGATGCACGACATCGGGAAGCTCGTCCTCGACTTCAACCGCCGCGAGAGCTACGCGAAGGTCGTCGAGCGCGTCTACAACGAGGACGTGACGTTCCTGAGGGCGGAGCGCGAGGAGCTGGGGTTCGATCACACCGCCGTCGCCGCGCGGGTGGCCGAGGAGTGGAAGCTCCCCCAAGAGCTGGTCGAGGCGGTGAGGCAGCACCACGAGCCGGCGATGGCGAAGGGCGACCCGACCCTCTGCGCGATCGTGAGCCTCGCGAACTCCCTCTGCGTGAAGCTCTGCATCGGCCCCGAGCGGCATCCGGATCTCGATCTGGCGCAGCTCGAGCCGACGGCGACCCTCGGGATCAAGCCTTCGCAGCTCGACGAGATCGGCGAGGAGCTCCCCGCGCTCCTGGCGAAGGAGAAGAGCCTCTTCAGTTGA
- a CDS encoding peroxiredoxin family protein, whose protein sequence is MQANVAKFKERGAGLVAVSVDAVDKTRSLVEGLALTYPVLSDTALDVAKSFGVVDEENGIAWPAVFVIGKDRRIAWRSISETYTKRPSADELLGHLDAAGGLPPRNSTTAP, encoded by the coding sequence CTGCAAGCGAACGTCGCGAAGTTCAAGGAACGAGGCGCCGGGCTCGTCGCGGTCTCGGTCGACGCGGTCGACAAGACGCGGAGCCTGGTCGAGGGGCTGGCGCTGACGTACCCGGTTCTCTCGGACACCGCGCTCGACGTGGCGAAGAGCTTCGGCGTCGTCGACGAGGAGAACGGCATCGCGTGGCCGGCGGTCTTCGTCATCGGCAAGGATCGCCGGATCGCGTGGCGCTCCATTTCGGAGACCTACACGAAGCGCCCCAGCGCCGACGAGCTGCTCGGTCATCTGGATGCGGCGGGCGGCCTCCCCCCTCGGAATTCCACGACGGCGCCATGA
- a CDS encoding sodium-dependent transporter, whose protein sequence is MPETPRETFSSKVGVILTTIGVAVGLGNVWRFPYMVGKYGGAAFVAFYVLVVVAIGVPGLVAEFALGRNTRRGTVGAFERSGFPGGRAVGWFFFAVVTAATAYYTNVIGWVLLYAVSQAGTLAGLTIDPSSILPPETGFSARSVGLQILFTSIVIAGCAWVLVAGVRRGIERASRLIMPAFFVILGVLIVRSVTLPGAFKGIEWYVLKLRFADLNGSVMVAAMGQAVFSLSLGGTFMVVYGSYLGDDIDVRRVAWWTAIGDTAAGLLAGLAIFPAVFAFGIEPSSGPSLIFSTLPRAFALIPAGGLFGVLFFLGLVGVAFLSDVAAFEVLVAGLADNTRIPRRRAVLLMSLAVLALSIPPMINMRVFVGWDLTFGSGMQTLGALLAVVAVAWSMNRAAALEEIGKGGGPAHPWLLAWLRYVVPLGIVSVGGWWMLHDVLGVLAGP, encoded by the coding sequence ATGCCGGAAACGCCGAGGGAGACGTTCAGCTCGAAGGTCGGCGTGATCCTGACGACGATCGGCGTCGCCGTCGGGCTCGGAAACGTCTGGCGCTTCCCCTACATGGTCGGGAAGTACGGCGGCGCGGCCTTCGTCGCCTTCTACGTCCTTGTGGTCGTGGCCATCGGCGTGCCGGGCCTCGTGGCCGAGTTCGCCCTCGGGCGAAACACGCGGCGCGGCACCGTCGGCGCCTTCGAGCGGAGCGGATTTCCCGGCGGAAGGGCCGTCGGCTGGTTCTTCTTCGCCGTCGTCACCGCGGCGACGGCGTATTACACGAACGTGATCGGCTGGGTGCTCCTCTACGCCGTCTCGCAGGCGGGAACTCTCGCGGGACTGACGATCGACCCGTCCTCGATCCTCCCGCCCGAGACGGGATTCTCCGCGAGGAGCGTCGGCCTCCAGATCCTCTTCACGTCGATCGTCATCGCGGGGTGCGCCTGGGTCCTCGTCGCGGGGGTGCGCCGCGGGATCGAGAGGGCGAGCCGCCTCATCATGCCGGCCTTCTTCGTGATCCTCGGCGTGCTCATCGTGAGGAGCGTGACGCTGCCCGGCGCCTTCAAGGGGATCGAGTGGTACGTCCTCAAGCTGCGCTTCGCCGATCTCAACGGGAGCGTCATGGTGGCGGCGATGGGCCAGGCGGTCTTCTCCCTCTCCCTCGGCGGGACGTTCATGGTCGTCTACGGGTCGTACCTCGGGGACGACATCGACGTGCGGCGCGTCGCCTGGTGGACGGCCATCGGCGACACGGCGGCGGGGCTCCTCGCGGGGCTCGCGATCTTCCCGGCGGTCTTCGCCTTCGGCATCGAGCCGTCGAGCGGCCCGTCGCTCATCTTCTCGACACTTCCGCGCGCCTTCGCGCTGATCCCTGCCGGGGGCCTCTTCGGCGTTCTGTTCTTCCTGGGCCTCGTCGGCGTCGCGTTCCTTTCGGACGTCGCCGCGTTCGAGGTGCTCGTCGCCGGCCTCGCCGACAACACGAGGATCCCGCGGCGGCGAGCGGTGCTCCTGATGTCCCTCGCCGTCCTCGCGCTCTCGATCCCGCCGATGATCAACATGCGCGTCTTCGTCGGCTGGGACCTCACGTTCGGATCGGGGATGCAGACGCTGGGGGCTCTTCTCGCCGTCGTCGCCGTCGCCTGGTCGATGAACCGGGCCGCCGCGCTCGAGGAGATCGGCAAGGGGGGAGGCCCCGCGCATCCATGGCTCCTCGCCTGGCTCCGCTACGTGGTCCCCCTCGGCATCGTCTCGGTCGGGGGGTGGTGGATGCTGCACGACGTGCTCGGCGTTCTCGCCGGGCCCTGA
- a CDS encoding M23 family metallopeptidase produces MKGKFYTVMIVPHTRARFSKFKVSASFVLILSIIALAGVVATGLLPIYVHLSKARAAEVRDLKAENRDLRTAGLEVDKNLAGLRERLAFFETKATKFAMMAGVSDLPSAQPVGGVREPAESLARGPRGTGAVNGRVLREEMQTLDERSGVLKDSFGILEKVYHDQSLLLASTPSIAPVHGMIAYGFQYRRDPFTGQRAFHEGLDIVANAGTKVIAPADGVVTQVMRDAGYGNVIFISHGNEIVTRYGHLSGFAVRVGQEVQRGDTIGYVGNTGRSLGAHLHYEVLYQGSKVDPINYILDTDQIS; encoded by the coding sequence ATGAAGGGCAAGTTCTACACCGTGATGATCGTCCCTCACACGCGGGCTCGCTTCTCCAAGTTCAAGGTCAGCGCGTCTTTCGTCCTCATCCTATCCATCATCGCGCTGGCCGGCGTCGTCGCGACCGGGCTGCTCCCGATTTACGTCCACCTTTCCAAGGCGCGGGCGGCCGAGGTCCGGGATCTGAAAGCGGAGAATCGAGACCTGCGCACGGCAGGCCTGGAGGTCGACAAGAACCTGGCCGGCCTGAGGGAAAGGCTCGCCTTCTTCGAGACGAAGGCGACCAAGTTCGCGATGATGGCCGGCGTGTCGGATCTGCCGTCCGCGCAGCCGGTCGGGGGCGTCCGCGAGCCGGCAGAGAGCTTGGCGCGTGGCCCGAGAGGGACGGGGGCCGTCAACGGCCGCGTCCTCCGCGAGGAGATGCAGACCCTCGACGAGCGGAGCGGAGTCCTCAAGGACTCGTTCGGCATCCTCGAGAAGGTCTACCACGACCAGTCGCTCCTCCTCGCCTCCACGCCGTCGATCGCCCCGGTGCACGGGATGATCGCGTACGGGTTCCAGTACCGGCGCGACCCCTTTACCGGACAGAGAGCGTTTCACGAAGGCCTCGACATCGTCGCCAACGCGGGGACGAAGGTCATCGCCCCGGCCGACGGCGTCGTGACGCAGGTGATGCGCGACGCCGGGTACGGCAACGTCATCTTCATCTCGCACGGCAACGAGATCGTCACCCGGTACGGCCACCTCAGCGGCTTCGCCGTGCGCGTCGGCCAGGAGGTCCAGCGGGGCGACACCATAGGCTACGTCGGCAACACCGGCCGGAGCCTCGGCGCCCACCTCCACTACGAGGTCCTCTACCAGGGCTCGAAGGTCGATCCGATCAACTACATCCTCGACACCGACCAGATCTCCTGA
- a CDS encoding iron-containing redox enzyme family protein, protein MNLYQMLREKVTKHGAINNPYLDRFARGEIDDADLRDFAVQFYGFVKHFPRILATLLANTPDQRAADELCVILASELGNGKPAERHEYLYHAFLRSIDIDPKLALAAGLEPETEDFVRGMAELYGHRDYGVALGASFGLENMAISMWDHLLPGLTKLKGTSRRGMDLTYFTFHRELESTHEDGMESALAVSTELEIDSLKYGVDTMLNYLQRMWMGLEKRWHARRGGKRVSAPGFYAVPKDVV, encoded by the coding sequence ATGAACCTCTACCAGATGCTGCGGGAGAAAGTGACCAAGCACGGGGCGATCAACAACCCCTATCTCGATCGCTTCGCGCGCGGCGAGATCGACGACGCCGATCTCCGGGACTTCGCCGTCCAGTTCTACGGCTTCGTGAAGCACTTCCCGCGGATCCTCGCGACGCTCCTCGCGAACACCCCCGACCAGCGGGCCGCCGACGAGCTGTGCGTCATCCTCGCGTCGGAGCTGGGGAACGGGAAGCCCGCCGAGCGGCACGAGTACCTCTACCACGCCTTCCTGAGATCGATCGACATCGACCCGAAGCTGGCGCTCGCGGCCGGCCTCGAGCCCGAGACCGAGGACTTCGTGCGGGGGATGGCGGAGCTGTACGGCCACCGCGACTACGGCGTCGCCCTCGGGGCGTCGTTCGGCCTGGAGAACATGGCCATCTCGATGTGGGATCACCTCCTCCCGGGGCTCACGAAGCTGAAAGGGACGTCGCGCCGCGGGATGGACCTCACGTACTTCACCTTCCACCGCGAGCTGGAGTCGACGCACGAGGACGGGATGGAGTCGGCGCTGGCGGTTTCGACGGAGCTCGAGATCGACAGCCTGAAGTACGGCGTCGACACGATGCTGAACTACCTCCAGCGGATGTGGATGGGGCTCGAGAAGAGGTGGCACGCGCGCCGCGGCGGGAAGAGGGTCTCAGCCCCCGGCTTCTACGCCGTCCCGAAGGACGTGGTCTGA
- a CDS encoding isopenicillin N synthase family oxygenase, with the protein MADRKDDVSATNRDFIDYDQVRKDQKYRLAEASGAEAFDDDFRVRTCDIGRFLDGGAADRRAFARELGEALREIGFAILEGHGVDPAIHDEAFARVEEVFTRASLDTKMRFAARRHGSVNQGYFPIKETSGIHPDLVEGWVFCRRAFDIPDGRSDPPRLEEFWPDLSDERFFREMALQQERLIVPVMQSLLLHLGADEHLYDARLTNTNFALRLNYYPPVSEADDLSGAARLLGHEDVTMFTFLPAPRLEGLQVLNRKNMKWVRLDAPPGSIILNTGDYMQRISNDILPSTTHRVSKPRDPDQRKLARVSFPMNVYLWEEEILEVLPSLPSPRYAPVRAIEFHTATTSKYYGDDYAVKGE; encoded by the coding sequence ATGGCCGACCGGAAGGACGACGTCTCGGCGACGAACCGGGACTTCATCGACTACGACCAGGTCCGGAAGGACCAGAAGTACCGCCTCGCCGAGGCGTCGGGGGCCGAGGCCTTCGACGACGATTTCCGGGTCCGCACCTGCGACATCGGGCGGTTCCTCGACGGCGGCGCGGCCGATCGTCGCGCGTTCGCGCGCGAGTTGGGTGAGGCGCTCCGGGAGATCGGCTTCGCGATCCTCGAGGGGCACGGCGTCGATCCCGCGATCCACGACGAGGCGTTCGCTCGGGTGGAGGAGGTCTTCACGCGGGCGTCGCTCGACACGAAGATGAGGTTCGCGGCCCGGCGGCACGGCTCGGTGAACCAGGGGTACTTCCCGATCAAGGAGACCTCGGGGATTCACCCCGATCTCGTCGAGGGGTGGGTCTTCTGCCGGCGCGCCTTCGACATTCCGGACGGCCGATCCGATCCGCCGCGCCTCGAGGAGTTCTGGCCGGATCTTTCCGACGAGCGGTTCTTCAGGGAGATGGCCCTCCAGCAGGAGAGGCTCATCGTCCCCGTGATGCAGTCGCTCCTCCTCCACCTCGGCGCCGACGAGCACCTCTACGACGCGCGCCTCACGAACACGAACTTCGCGCTGCGCCTCAATTACTACCCACCCGTGTCCGAGGCCGACGATCTCTCCGGCGCGGCCCGCCTACTCGGCCACGAGGACGTGACGATGTTCACGTTCCTGCCGGCGCCGCGTCTCGAGGGGCTCCAGGTGCTGAACCGGAAGAACATGAAGTGGGTGAGGCTCGACGCGCCGCCGGGGTCGATCATCCTCAACACCGGCGACTACATGCAGAGGATCTCGAACGACATCCTCCCGTCGACGACGCACCGCGTGTCGAAGCCACGGGACCCCGACCAGCGGAAGCTGGCGCGCGTCTCCTTCCCGATGAACGTCTACCTGTGGGAGGAGGAGATCCTCGAAGTCCTGCCATCCTTGCCGAGCCCGCGGTACGCGCCCGTGCGCGCGATCGAGTTCCACACGGCGACCACGAGCAAGTATTATGGCGACGACTACGCCGTGAAGGGGGAGTGA
- a CDS encoding glycoside hydrolase family 3 protein — MSIKPSVRPVDPVGQLLFVGISGTVLTPETRSLLERVRPGGVILFKRNVDTLPGLKALAAEIQGAVFPPPLLAIDEEGGRVTRLTPHISGLPAAWTTASFGAARLTEYWKRYGELLAALGMDIDFAPVVDLCPNDAPNGIADRSYGTDPEKVIECASAAIAGLRAAGMTPTIKHFPGLGDTLLDSHHHLPSVQKKREAFEREDLVPFTRLGATSPAVMVGHGHYPWYAGPDPIAATLTKEISTALLRNRCGYRGCAISDDLEMKAVAVRVAWDELAPRAIESGNDMVLICHTAERILASHEALRRRAEREPAFAARAHEAAGRVAALRAEAAAIRAAAHPAGAIEGARTALLEAAGAGAARA, encoded by the coding sequence ATGTCCATCAAACCGTCCGTCCGCCCTGTCGACCCTGTCGGCCAACTCCTCTTCGTCGGGATCAGCGGGACCGTGCTCACCCCCGAGACCCGGTCTCTCCTCGAGCGCGTTCGCCCCGGCGGGGTCATCCTCTTCAAGCGCAACGTCGACACCCTCCCGGGGCTGAAGGCGCTGGCCGCGGAGATCCAAGGCGCCGTATTCCCCCCTCCCCTTCTCGCGATCGACGAGGAGGGGGGCCGTGTCACGCGCCTGACACCCCACATCTCGGGGCTCCCGGCCGCGTGGACCACCGCCTCCTTCGGAGCCGCCCGACTGACCGAGTACTGGAAGCGCTACGGCGAGCTCCTCGCCGCCCTGGGGATGGACATCGATTTCGCGCCTGTCGTCGATCTGTGCCCGAACGACGCCCCGAACGGAATCGCCGATCGCTCCTACGGAACCGACCCGGAAAAGGTCATCGAGTGCGCCTCGGCGGCGATCGCCGGGCTCCGGGCGGCGGGGATGACGCCGACGATCAAGCACTTCCCGGGCCTCGGCGACACGCTCCTCGACTCGCATCATCACCTCCCCTCGGTCCAGAAGAAGCGGGAGGCCTTCGAGCGGGAGGATCTCGTCCCCTTCACCCGGCTCGGCGCGACGTCGCCGGCGGTGATGGTCGGCCACGGGCACTACCCCTGGTACGCCGGCCCCGATCCCATCGCCGCCACGCTCACGAAGGAGATCAGCACGGCCCTCCTCAGGAATCGCTGCGGCTACCGCGGCTGCGCCATCTCGGACGACCTCGAGATGAAGGCGGTCGCGGTCCGCGTCGCCTGGGACGAGCTGGCCCCGCGCGCGATCGAGTCGGGGAACGACATGGTCCTGATCTGCCACACCGCCGAACGGATCCTCGCCTCCCACGAAGCGCTGAGGCGCCGCGCCGAGCGCGAGCCGGCCTTCGCCGCGCGGGCGCACGAGGCGGCGGGGCGCGTCGCCGCCCTCAGGGCGGAGGCGGCGGCGATCCGCGCGGCGGCCCACCCGGCGGGCGCGATCGAAGGCGCCCGGACCGCGCTCCTCGAGGCCGCGGGGGCCGGGGCGGCGCGCGCCTGA
- a CDS encoding NAD(P)H-dependent oxidoreductase produces the protein MRILAISGSLRAASSNSAIVRAAALLAPDGVNVEIYDGLGSRPHFNPDLDTEVPLPPVGDFRSRLTASHAVLISCPEYAHGVPGVMKNALDWLVGSGELSRKPIALINASPIATLAQASLRETLTVMEGIIVPEASIALPVQGKHLDAEAIAAHQEFSKSLRASLVALLKAVTGHETAR, from the coding sequence ATGCGCATCCTGGCGATCTCGGGAAGCCTTCGCGCGGCATCGTCGAACTCCGCGATCGTGCGGGCCGCGGCCCTGCTCGCCCCTGACGGCGTCAACGTCGAGATCTACGACGGCCTCGGCTCCCGCCCCCACTTCAACCCGGATCTCGACACGGAAGTCCCGCTTCCACCCGTCGGAGATTTCCGGTCGCGTCTGACGGCGTCGCACGCGGTGCTGATCTCGTGCCCCGAGTACGCCCACGGCGTCCCTGGCGTGATGAAGAACGCGCTCGACTGGCTCGTCGGAAGCGGCGAGCTCTCGAGAAAGCCCATCGCGCTCATCAACGCCTCGCCCATCGCAACGCTCGCCCAGGCGTCGCTTCGCGAGACGCTCACCGTGATGGAGGGGATCATCGTCCCCGAGGCGTCGATCGCGCTCCCGGTTCAGGGAAAACACCTCGATGCGGAAGCGATCGCTGCGCACCAGGAGTTCTCGAAGAGCCTGCGGGCCTCGCTCGTCGCGCTCCTGAAGGCGGTCACCGGGCACGAGACCGCCCGATAA
- the tadA gene encoding Flp pilus assembly complex ATPase component TadA: protein MPAQSAPNVQGLQLEVAYRKKLGDITNLFNSAPSLNHILVNLKDKILELVGCERVTIFAIDTKNQELYSLQKTGGDIREIRVPKTFASIAGFAALSRQPVRVVNAYDTAELAKIHQHLKFDARWDKSSGYKTKQVLGVPIVFEKYLIGVLELINKTTGPAFTESDQEAAEEIARMLGIAFYNQNRAARQNRPGKFGLLVDKGIISEKDVEDAAASARVNNTDVAIALMEKHKIPKEEIGSALSHFYRLSFFNYTGGEKIPDDLKQRIPFDFLKKNLVAPVEKKGGTLVIAIDDPLDLVRLDGFKALALAPNHEVQVALKDDLLMYIHTSYGQPMEATPADASLGRILVELGEGEHEVEVEERKDEVDETDSGIVRLANQIVVDAYNRGASDIHIEPNGPTLPTMIRFRVDGDCVKYMELPGPHRNALVQRFKIMAQLDISERRKPQDGKIRFKTPQLVIELRMATIPTSGNNEDVVMRILAASKPQPLEKMAMSDRNLAEFKRIMAKPYGIVLCVGPTGSGKTTTLHSALGYINTPDLKIWTAEDPVEITQMGLRQCQVHPKIDFTFAAAMRSFLRADPDVIMVGEMRDTETAQIGIEASLTGHLVLSTLHTNNAPETIVRLLDMGIDPFNFADSLLGILAQRLARTICGKCKEQYHPDGAEFEEMQEAYGAEGFERLGVKYDDDFKLSRGTGCRECLDTGYKGRIPLHELVVGTDAVKRLIQTKAAIEEIRKQSIADGMTTLLQDGIEKILKGVTDFKQVRAVCIK, encoded by the coding sequence ATGCCTGCGCAGAGTGCACCGAACGTCCAGGGCCTCCAGCTCGAGGTGGCCTACCGCAAGAAGCTCGGCGACATCACGAACCTCTTCAACTCGGCGCCGTCGCTCAACCACATCCTCGTCAACCTGAAGGACAAGATCCTCGAGCTCGTCGGCTGCGAGCGCGTGACGATCTTCGCCATCGACACGAAGAATCAGGAGCTCTACTCGCTCCAGAAGACCGGCGGCGACATCAGGGAGATCCGCGTCCCCAAGACGTTCGCCTCCATCGCCGGGTTCGCGGCCCTCTCGCGCCAGCCCGTCCGCGTCGTGAACGCCTACGACACCGCCGAGCTCGCGAAGATCCACCAGCACCTGAAATTCGACGCGCGGTGGGACAAGAGCTCCGGGTACAAGACGAAGCAGGTCCTCGGCGTCCCCATCGTCTTCGAGAAGTACCTCATCGGCGTCCTCGAGCTGATCAACAAGACGACCGGACCGGCGTTCACCGAAAGTGACCAGGAGGCGGCGGAGGAGATCGCGCGCATGCTCGGCATCGCCTTCTACAACCAGAACCGGGCGGCCCGGCAGAACCGCCCCGGCAAGTTCGGCCTCCTCGTCGACAAGGGGATCATCTCCGAGAAGGACGTCGAGGACGCGGCCGCCTCCGCGCGCGTGAACAACACCGACGTCGCCATCGCCCTCATGGAGAAGCACAAGATCCCGAAGGAGGAGATCGGCTCCGCCCTCTCCCACTTCTACCGCCTGAGCTTCTTCAACTACACGGGCGGGGAGAAGATCCCCGACGACTTGAAGCAGCGGATCCCCTTCGACTTCCTCAAGAAGAACCTCGTCGCCCCCGTCGAGAAGAAGGGCGGGACGCTCGTCATCGCCATCGATGACCCGCTCGATCTCGTGAGGCTCGACGGCTTCAAGGCCCTCGCCCTCGCCCCGAACCACGAGGTGCAGGTCGCCCTGAAGGACGACCTCCTCATGTACATCCACACCTCGTACGGCCAGCCGATGGAGGCGACGCCGGCCGACGCTTCCTTAGGCCGCATCCTCGTCGAGCTGGGCGAGGGGGAGCACGAGGTCGAGGTCGAAGAGCGAAAGGACGAGGTCGACGAGACCGACAGCGGCATCGTGCGCCTCGCGAACCAGATCGTCGTGGACGCCTACAACCGCGGCGCCTCCGACATCCACATCGAGCCGAACGGCCCCACCCTTCCGACGATGATCCGCTTCCGCGTGGACGGCGACTGCGTGAAGTACATGGAGCTCCCCGGGCCGCACCGGAACGCGCTCGTCCAGCGCTTCAAGATCATGGCGCAGCTCGACATCTCCGAGCGCCGGAAGCCCCAGGACGGCAAGATTCGCTTCAAGACGCCGCAGCTCGTCATCGAGCTCCGCATGGCGACCATCCCGACCTCGGGGAACAACGAGGACGTGGTCATGCGCATCCTCGCCGCGAGCAAGCCGCAGCCGCTCGAGAAGATGGCGATGAGCGATCGGAACCTCGCCGAGTTCAAGAGGATCATGGCGAAGCCGTACGGCATCGTCCTGTGCGTGGGGCCGACCGGGTCGGGGAAGACGACGACGCTCCACTCGGCCCTCGGCTACATCAACACCCCCGATCTCAAGATCTGGACGGCGGAAGACCCGGTCGAGATCACGCAGATGGGCCTCAGGCAGTGCCAGGTCCACCCGAAGATCGACTTCACCTTCGCCGCCGCGATGCGCTCGTTCTTGCGCGCCGATCCCGACGTCATCATGGTCGGCGAGATGCGAGACACCGAGACCGCCCAGATCGGCATCGAGGCGTCTTTGACGGGGCACCTCGTCCTCTCGACGCTCCACACGAACAACGCGCCGGAGACGATCGTCCGCCTCCTCGACATGGGGATCGATCCTTTCAACTTCGCGGACTCCCTCCTCGGCATCCTCGCCCAGCGGTTGGCGCGCACGATCTGCGGGAAGTGCAAAGAGCAGTACCATCCCGACGGGGCGGAGTTCGAGGAGATGCAGGAGGCTTACGGCGCCGAGGGGTTCGAGCGTCTCGGCGTCAAGTACGACGACGACTTCAAGCTCTCGCGCGGCACGGGGTGCCGCGAGTGCCTCGACACGGGGTACAAGGGGCGCATCCCGCTCCACGAGCTCGTCGTCGGCACCGACGCGGTGAAGCGCCTCATCCAGACGAAGGCGGCGATCGAGGAGATCCGCAAGCAGTCGATCGCGGACGGGATGACGACGCTCCTTCAGGACGGCATCGAGAAGATCCTGAAGGGGGTGACGGACTTCAAGCAGGTGCGCGCGGTGTGCATCAAGTAG
- a CDS encoding EamA family transporter, with product MKGSLFGLGAAALFGVSTPLAKLLLPGTGPLPLASLLYLGAGLGLVVYGAVARVVSRSTTREAPLRRADIPLVAGIILAGGVLAPVLMLDGLGRITAVSASLLLNLEAPFTILLALVVFGEHLGVRAGLAGLLVLVGAVVLTYQPGEWRVESLGAIEIAGACLLWGLDNNLTQRLSLRDPVAIVRVKALGAGTCTLLLARVTSARWPGVGSIVAAGAVGVVCYGLSLVLDTYALRLLGAAREAAYFATAPFAGAIGAVALLGERLRLADVAAMALMAVGAALLLIERHRHAHTHEEMTHDHLHVHDEHHRHDHPDGTGGAEPHSHPHRHASLVHDHPHVPDLHHRHAH from the coding sequence ATGAAAGGCTCCCTCTTCGGCCTCGGTGCCGCCGCTCTCTTCGGCGTGAGCACGCCGCTCGCCAAGCTCCTCCTGCCGGGAACGGGGCCGCTGCCGCTGGCGTCGCTCCTGTACCTCGGCGCGGGGCTTGGACTCGTGGTGTACGGGGCCGTGGCTCGCGTCGTTTCGCGCTCGACCACGCGGGAAGCGCCGCTGCGCCGCGCGGACATTCCGCTCGTCGCGGGAATCATTCTCGCCGGCGGCGTCCTCGCACCTGTCCTCATGCTCGACGGGCTCGGACGCATCACGGCGGTCAGCGCGTCGCTTCTCCTCAACCTCGAGGCGCCGTTCACGATCCTCCTCGCGCTCGTCGTCTTCGGGGAGCACCTGGGGGTTCGCGCAGGTCTGGCCGGCCTTCTCGTTCTCGTCGGCGCGGTGGTCCTGACGTATCAGCCGGGGGAGTGGCGCGTCGAGTCCCTGGGCGCGATCGAGATCGCGGGGGCCTGCCTGCTGTGGGGGCTCGACAACAATCTCACGCAGCGCCTCTCGCTGCGCGATCCCGTCGCGATCGTCCGGGTCAAGGCGCTGGGCGCCGGGACGTGCACGCTCCTTCTCGCGAGGGTGACGTCAGCGCGGTGGCCGGGGGTCGGCTCGATCGTCGCCGCGGGCGCGGTCGGCGTCGTGTGCTACGGGCTCAGCCTGGTGCTGGACACGTACGCGCTGCGGCTCCTCGGGGCGGCGCGGGAGGCGGCGTATTTCGCGACGGCTCCCTTCGCGGGAGCAATCGGCGCCGTCGCGCTTCTCGGCGAGCGGTTGCGGCTCGCCGATGTCGCGGCGATGGCGCTGATGGCGGTGGGGGCGGCACTGCTTCTCATCGAGCGGCACCGTCACGCGCACACGCACGAGGAGATGACGCACGATCATCTCCACGTCCACGACGAGCATCACCGGCACGATCACCCGGATGGCACCGGCGGTGCGGAGCCGCATTCCCACCCGCACCGGCACGCGAGCCTCGTGCACGATCATCCGCACGTGCCGGACCTTCACCACCGCCACGCGCACTGA